The sequence CTGCTACCCAAGCATTGGCAGTGCGGGGGCTGACTAAGGTGTTCGGGAACAATGTCGCAGTCAATCGTTTATCTTTGGATGTTCCTCGTGGTTCCATCTTTGGCATAGTTGGTCCGAATGGTGCGGGTAAGACAACCATGATCACCATGGCCTGTGGCCTTTCTCGCCCGACGGAGGGCGAGGCGTGGATCGCGGGACACGAGGTGTGGAGTACACCAGTTGAGGCGAAGCGTGCGTTGGGTTTGCTTGCCGACGGAGCTACGGTCTTCGACCGTCTCACCGGTCGGGAGTACCTGGCCTACTTGGGTGGGCTGCGCAGGATGGACCAGTCGGTCGTCGAATCGCGCACGGCTGAGTTGCTGCAGGCGCTCGGGCTCGTGGAGGCCGACGATAAACAGATCGTTGACTACTCCGCGGGTATGACTAAGAAGATTCTTCTGGCGGGAGCACTCCTGCACAATCCAGAAGTACTGGTGCTTGATGAGCCGTTGGAAGCTGTCGACCCTGTCTCAGGCAGGTTGATCCAGTCTATTCTTCGTGCCTATGCAGCTGCGGGCGGCACTGTGGTGATTTCGTCGCATGTGATGAACCTAGTAGAAGGCCTATGTGATCACGTGGCGATCATCAACAAGGGTGTTGTGCTGACTGCCGGGCCTGTCTCGGATGTGGCGCAAGGCCGCTCCCTTGATGATGCATTTGTGGAGTTTGTCGGCGGTGAAGCGCTGGCAGAAGGTACTTTGGGTTGGCTGCGGGGTGATAACCAGTGACCCGCTTGCTGCTCAAACTGCACCGGACGTTGTGGTGGCGCAATGTGAAAAACAATGTGTCGGTAGCCATGATTGCGGTGTTGATTATTCTGTACACGCTGCTCGGGTTGGTCTCTATTGGCCTAGCCATGAGTACGGAACTAAGTAGTGGCAAGTGGCATGCCTTGACCGCCGCAGTAGCTATTGGTACCGGCGCATACGCTCTGGCTGCCATGGTATTTCCCAACGGGGAGAATCAGATTAGTCCTGCGCAGTTGGCGGCCCAACCTGTCACTTCGCGTGACGTGCTGCCGGCAATGGGGTGGGCATCTGTGCTTTCTAGCCGAGGCATTGCCGCTGTGATTGCCACTGTGGTCACCACTGGGGTGGCTACTGCGATGTTCGCGGGCGCAGGCAGACCGCTAGCTGCGGTTGCTGCTATACCGCTGATGCTGGTGGCATTGTTGACTACGGTGGTTTTGGGGGAGTTGGTTGCGTCTTTTAACCGTGGTGGAACGCGACGAAGCAAAGAGTTGACCAACGTTATTACATTGGTAGTCGGCTTCGGTGCGATCTTCGGTTTTAACTACTTAATGGGTTCGATGGGGGAGATCCCGCTGTCATCCTACGGCCGGTATCTTGCCTGGACACCGCTGGCGGCAGCGCCTGGTACGTTGGCCAGCGCGATGCACGGGGCGTGGCTGGCCGCAACTGTTCAGCTGCTGATC comes from Corynebacterium cystitidis and encodes:
- a CDS encoding ABC transporter ATP-binding protein, with amino-acid sequence MSSIQSVLPPLAPDPATQALAVRGLTKVFGNNVAVNRLSLDVPRGSIFGIVGPNGAGKTTMITMACGLSRPTEGEAWIAGHEVWSTPVEAKRALGLLADGATVFDRLTGREYLAYLGGLRRMDQSVVESRTAELLQALGLVEADDKQIVDYSAGMTKKILLAGALLHNPEVLVLDEPLEAVDPVSGRLIQSILRAYAAAGGTVVISSHVMNLVEGLCDHVAIINKGVVLTAGPVSDVAQGRSLDDAFVEFVGGEALAEGTLGWLRGDNQ